One part of the Sardina pilchardus chromosome 5, fSarPil1.1, whole genome shotgun sequence genome encodes these proteins:
- the rnf128a gene encoding E3 ubiquitin-protein ligase RNF128a gives MSLLAKRHLFSWLFVASSLQVSSLHFAQATYICTAYLNVSFVAPQSNETIWRYEEIGLYGQDSPKASVVGDVYFPDPIYGCSEGTVYNIPNGSKGWIALIQRGNGCTFSEKINVAASKGAIGAVIFNNVGSDNRVIQMSHPGTGDTVAVMIGHLRGMEMVRLLSEGVPLTLSIEVGKQHGPWMSHYSVFFVSISFFVVTAATVGYFIFYSARRLNTVRLQNRKQKQLKAEAKKAIGQLQVRTLKQGDEETGPDADTCAVCIDAYKAGDVLSILTCNHLFHKQCIEPWLLEHRTCPMCKCDILKALGVEPDIEEPPQEITVPPEMFSFPNVTEDTRSETASSGYASIQGLEHHSPVEDTPHSSPESIPDLASVQVDVQPHYDNLAFESDSQRDPRT, from the exons ATGTCTCTGCTTGCGAAACGGCACCTGTTTTCGTGGTTGTTCGTCGCGTCGAGTCTACAGGTATCGAGTTTACATTTCGCACAGGcaacatacatatgcacagcaTATCTCAACGTATCTTTTGTTGCCCCACAAAGCAACGAAACTATCTGGCGATACGAAGAAATCGGACTATACGGACAAGACTCGCCAAAGGCGTCTGTAGTTGGAGACGTATACTTTCCAGACCCAATATACGGTTGTAGCGAAGGCACTGTTTATAACATTCCCAACGGATCCAAAGGCTGGATAGCCCTCATACAACGTGGAAATGGGTGCACATTTTCAGAGAAAATCAACGTCGCGGCCAGCAAAGGAGCAATTGGAGCAGTTATATTTAACAATGTTGGCAGTGATAACCGGGTCATACAAATGTCCCATCCAG GCACGGGTGACACAGTGGCCGTTATGATCGGACACCTCCGTGGGATGGAGATGGTGCGTCTGCTGAGTGAGGGCGTCCCGCTCACCTTGTCCATCGAGGTGGGCAAGCAGCACGGGCCCTGGATGAGCCACTACTCCGTCTTCTTCGTGTCCATCTCCTTCTTCGTGGTCACCGCGGCGACCGTGGGCTACTTCATCTTCTACTCGGCCCGGCGACTCAACACTGTCCGGCTGCAGAACCGCAAACAG AAGCAGCTGAAGGCCGAAGCAAAGAAGGCGATTGGTCAGCTGCAAGTCCGCACACTCAAACAGGGAGATGAG GAGACGGGGCCAGACGCAGACACCTGTGCAGTTTGCATCGATGCGTACAAGGCCGGAGATGTGCTCTCCATTCTCACGTGCAA tcatttGTTCCATAAGCAGTGCATTGAGCCTTGGTTACTGGAACACAGAACGTGTCCGATGTGCAAGTGCGACATCCTCAAGGCCCTGGGAGTGGAG cctgacATAGAGGAGCCGCCCCAGGAGATCACCGTGCCTCCAGAGATGTTCTCATTTCCCAACGTGACCGAAGACACTCGCAGTGAGACGGCCTCGTCCGGCTACGCCTCCATCCAGGGCTTGGAGCACCACAGCCCAGTGGAGGACACTCCACACTCCAGCCCTG AGTCCATCCCTGACCTTGCATCAGTTCAAGTGGACGTCCAGCCACATTACGACAACCTTGCCTTTGAGAGCGATAGCCAGAGAGACCCCAGAACATGA